One Drechmeria coniospora strain ARSEF 6962 chromosome 01, whole genome shotgun sequence genomic region harbors:
- a CDS encoding putative methyltransferase DPH5: MLYLVGLGLSDETDITVKGLEIVKNASRVYLEAYTSILLVEQSEGYYGRSITVADREMVESNSDEILRGAQSEDVAFCVVGDPFGATTHTDLVIRARELGIPVRTVPNASILSGIGACGLQLYNFGQTVSMVFFTDSWRPSSFYDRIKENRSIGLHTLVLVDIKVKEQSLENMARGRLIYEPPRYMTVGQCAQQMIDVEEERKEGVYGRHSLAIGAARVGGKTEKFVAGTLEQLCSADEELGPPLHSLVLLGRRAHELEHEYVRQFAVDRDEWDRLWKEDYGKQ, from the exons ATGCTGTACCTCGTGGGCCTCGGCCTCTCCGACGAGACAGACATCACCGTCAAGGGGTTGGAGATTGTCAAAAACGCCTCGAGGGTGTACCTGGAGGCCTACACCAGCatcctgctcgtcgagcagTCC GAAGGCTACTATGGACGGTCGATAACCGTGGCCGACCGTGAAATGGTCGAGTCCAACAGCGACGAGATACTGCGCGGCGCGCAAAGCGAGGACGTCGCCTtttgcgtcgtcggcgatcCGTTTGG CGCGACGACGCACACCGACCTCGTCATCCGAGCGAGGGAACTCGGGATCCCTGTCCGCACCGTGCCCAACGCGTCGATCCTGTCGGGAATCGGCGCCTGCGGCCTTCAGCTGTACAACTTTGGCCAGACGGTGTCCATGGTCTTCTTCACCGACTcttggcggccgtcgtcgttctaCGACCGAATCAAGGAGAACCGATCCATCGGTCTGCACACCTtggtcctcgtcgacatcaaGGTCAAGGAGCAGAGCTTGGAGAACATGGCGAGGGGTAGGCTGATCTACGAGCCGCCCCGGTACATGACCGTCGGCCAATGCGCCCAGCAGATGATtgatgtcgaggaggagcgcaAGGAGGGCGTGTACGGCCGGCACAGCttggccatcggcgccgcgcgcgtcggcggcaagacggAAAAGTTTGTCGCCGGCACCTTGGAGCAGCTGtgcagcgccgacgaggagctcggtCCTCCGCTTCACAGCTTGGTGCTGCTTGGGCGGCGAGCCCACGAACTGGAACACGAGTACGTGCGCCagttcgccgtcgacagaGACGAATGGGATCGTCTCTGGAAGGAAGACTATGGCAAGCAGTAA
- a CDS encoding zinc finger domain-containing protein, whose product MSDSKKGGAYGTPAGDTDFRKSYNLDEYAAKAREREAMEKEERKARYEAKLAGKKYYKPLTGDETYTSARRNVMDLSAQIGKTQLVPAGAGVGKRGRSAGFYCDACDLTFKDNLQFVEHINTPQHLANTGQTTEVRRATAEEVHERIAFYIRRKEDLDRERATDLQERLKIREEEQKEETEEKRRKRRAEAEKRRLQREEEAKVKTEYGEDVRIEGEHDDDDMMAQMGFAGFGSSKKGT is encoded by the coding sequence ATGTCAGACTCCAAAAAGGGCGGCGCCTACGGCACGCCCGCGGGCGATACCGACTTCCGCAAGAGCTATAACCTCGACGAATACGCCGCCAAGGCTCGGGAGCGCGAGGCgatggagaaggaggagcgCAAGGCTCGGTACGAGGCGAAGCTCGCGGGCAAGAAGTACTACAAGCCCTTGACGGGCGACGAAACGTACACGTCGGCGCGGAGAAACGTCATGGACCTCAGCGCGCAGATTGGAAAGACACAACTCgtgcccgccggcgccggcgtcggaaAGCGTGGCCGCAGCGCCGGTTTCTACTGCGACGCCTGCGACCTCACCTTCAAGGACAATCTCCAGTTCGTCGAGCACATCAACACGCCGCAACACCTGGCCAACACGGGCCAGACGACCGAGGTCaggcgggcgacggccgaAGAGGTCCACGAACGAATCGCCTTTTACATCCGTCGAAAGGAGGACCTCGACCGCGAGAGGGCGACGGACCTGCAGGAGAGGCTGAAGATacgggaggaggagcagaaggaggagacggaggagaagcggcggaagaggagggccgaggccgagaagaggCGTCTGCAGAGGGAAGAGGAAGCCAAGGTGAAGACCGAGTACGGCGAGGACGTGCGGATCGAAGGGGAgcacgacgatgacgatatGATGGCCCAGATGGGCTTTGCGGGCTTTGGCTCTTCCAAGAAAGGGACGTGA
- a CDS encoding ubiquitin-conjugating enzyme E2, whose translation MSASAAASLLSRQLREIQVSRDLPGISCGLVNDGNIFEWDVMLMITDDCKYYGGETPPPFRPDACSLPRPCADVDARESAGGNFRARMIFPPTYPHMPPSFAFQRPVPFHPNIYPTGQLCISILHPPEEDEYGYEDASERWSPVQSPETILLSIISLFHSPNEESPANVEAARLLREEREGKHKEYRSRVRKCVRESLGED comes from the exons ATGTCTGCTTCTGCGGCCGCGTCGCTGCTGAGCCGGCAGCTCCGGGAGATTCAAGTCAGCCGGGACCTGCCCGGCATCTCCTGCGGTCTCGTCAACGACGGTAACATTTTCGAGTGGGACGTGATGCTCATGATCACCGAcgactgcaagtactacGGCGGTGAGACTCCTCCCCCCTTCCGCCCCGATGCTTgctccctccctcgtccaTGC GCTGACGTCGATGCTCGCGAATCTGCAGGAGGCAACTTTCGCGCCCGCATGATCTTCCCCCCCACGTACCCGCACATGCCCCCCTCGTTTGCGTTTCAACGTCCGGTACCCTTTCACCCGAACATCTACCCGACCGGCCAGCTGTGCATCTCCATCCTGCACCcgcccgaggaggacgagtaCGGCTACGAGGACGCGTCGGAGCGCTGGTCCCCCGTCCAGTCGCCGGAGACGATCCTCCTCAGCATCATCAGCCTCTTCCACAGCCCCAACGAGGAGAGCCCCGCTAacgtcgaggcggcccgCCTCCTGCGCGAGGAGCGCGAGGGCAAGCACAAGGAGTACAGGTCACGCGTCAGGAAGTGTGTGCGGGAGAGCCTGGGCGAGGACTGA
- a CDS encoding cation efflux family protein: MASPYALPSSALPHAHQHHIHSQSHPHSLSPGPRSAWRSSMSRDTLQEEAARGFDRGHSHSRHPSRNRPSSQASNASGVSLMRGKIAPVTLDTLEGWAPEKSASLPKHEHHHDHDHDHDHDHDHDHDHSHSHSHNQLHQFQFHVTQGDDAGVHSPGHGLVHAHAHANDEKTPRSRFTRAILPYTTQIPILHAILAEKDSRRIFYFMTLNFCFMVVQAFYGYVTDSLGLLSDSIHMFFDCVALLVGLLAAVMSKWPPSQKFPYGFGKIETLSGFANGILLMLLSVEIAFEAFERLWDGTKTKRLGELLIVSSLGLAVNLVGMMAFGHHHHGHGDSGHDHSHDHSHDHSHDHGHGHGEKHTHEGHSHSHSHGCGSLDNENMHGIYLHVLADTLGSVSVIVSTILTSLWGWSGWDPLASCLIAVLIFLSSKPLVVSCAKRLLLSVPEDAEYNLRNSLGGILQQRGVTSYTAPKLWLDDRTGSGAGSTKLVGVVHVTVARGISMDDARDRVRLYLLAEGIDVVVQVEREGDHGCWADGSSASALTVERFGPSVPPPSPTASSWAQRAGRVRSPPPSRLHGA, from the exons atGGCTTCGCCTTACGCCTTGCCATCTTCTGCCCTCCCGCACGCCCATCAGCATCACATTCACTCTCAGTCGCACCCACACTCCCTCTCCCCAGGGCCAAGGAGTGCCTGGCGAAGCTCGATGTCGAGAGATACGCTTCAGGAGGAGGCGGCTCGCGGCTTCGACCGCGGACACTCGCACTCCCGCCATCCCTCGCGCAACCGGCCGAGCTCCCAGGCCTCCAACGCCAGCGGCGTCTCGCTGATGCGAGGGAAGATTGCGCCCGTCACCCTCGACACCTTGGAAGGATGGGCGCCCGAGAAGTCGGCGTCGCTGCCGAAGCACGAGCACCATCACGATCACGatcacgaccacgaccacgatcacgaccacgaccacgaccacaGCCACAGCCACAGCCACAACCAGCTCCATCAGTTCCAATTTCACGTCACGCAAGGTGATGACGCTGGCGTGCACAGTcccggccacggcctcgtccacgccCACGCTCACGCCAACGACGAGAAGACGCCACGGTCTCGCTTCACCAGGGCCATTCTTCCCTACACGACCCAGATTCCCATCCTCCACGCCATCCTAGCAGAGAAAGACTCGAGACGGATTTTCTACTTCATGAC GCTCAACTTTTGCTTCATGGTCGTCCAGGCCTTTTACGGCTACGTCACCGACTCTCTCGGGCTCCTCAGCGACAGCATACACATGTTCTTCGACTGCGTCGCCTTGCTGGTCGGCTTGCTGGCGGCCGTCATGAGCAAATGGCCCCCAAGCCAGAAGTTTCCGTATGGGTTTGGCAAGATTGAGACGCTCAGCGGCTTCGCCAACGGCATCCTCCTCAT GCTGCTAAGTGTCGAGATCGCCTTCGAGGCCTTCGAGCGGCTGTGGGATGGCACCAAGACGAAGCGTCTGGGGGAGCTGTTGATCGTCagcagcctcggcctcgccgtcaacCTGGTGGGCATGATGGCGTTCGGCCACCATCACCACGGGCATGGGGACTCGGGGCACGACCACAGCCACGACCACAGCCACGACCACAGCCACGATCACGGACACGGACACGGCGAGAAGCACACGCACGAGGGCCACAGCCACAGCCACAGCCACGGCTGCGGATCGCTCGACAACGAAAACATGCACGGCATCTACCTgcacgtcctcgccgacacgcTCGGCAGCGTCTCGGTGATCGTGTCGACGATCCTGACGAGCCTTTGGGGTTGGTCCGGCTGGGATCCGCTGGCCTCGTGCCTGATTGCCGTCCTCATCTTCCTCTCGTCGAAGCCGCTGGTGGTCTCGTGCGCGAAGCGGCTGCTGCTCAGCGTGCCGGAGGATGCCGAGTACAACTTGCGCAACTCtctcggcggcatcctgcAGCAGCGCGGCGTCACGAGCTACACGGCTCCGAAGCTGTGGCTCGACGACCGGACGGGAAGCGGAGCGGGTAGCAccaagctcgtcggcgtcgtccacgTCACCGTGGCCCGGGGCATCTCCATGGACGATGCGCGAGACCGGGTGCGGCTGTacctgctcgccgagggcATCGATGTTGTCGTCCAGGTGGAGAGGGAAGGCGACCACGGATGTTG GGCCGACGGGAGCTCGGCGTCTGCCTTGACCGTCGAGCGCTTCGGTCCATCGGTGCCTCCGCCTTccccgacggcatcgagctgGGCGCAGCGAGCTGGCCGGGTCCGaagcccgccgccgtcacgccTCCACGGCGCTTGA
- a CDS encoding phosphoglycerate mutase family protein, with amino-acid sequence MTDSPPAYLFVVRHGNRLDAADKKWHLTSPTPYDPPLTYGGFLQARQVGNQIGNYLEQAKIDSQQGSRNGHHGTHPTKRRRFKIVIHSSPFLRCVQTSIGISSGLAQTSPDSIYNPSDIILPRSAPGTRPFEFKSSLLRIDSFLGEWLSPEYFETITPPPGPALMVGGAKAELLRREDYGAYADFVPRPEESERKVSSSSSLWQASPTTSPGSGMPSPGAENGGVCNLSQLLTALPSPERKGYVAPKPTYAVSGSGRIPDGFVSHARDACVTVDYQWDSTREPLDFGDGGKFGEEWTAMHKRFRGGLRKLLNWYATTDSAANLVTKTATATATASTADVEREDDQGDQGDDVETVVVIVSHGAGCNALIGAITHQPVLMDVGIASITMATRKPNLDYGQLRKLAEAAHPPDAVAAAKPLVQVDKLYDMRLSASTEHLRPNSNSTPVLAGAPSAGMVWNAPSHGARGRTPTFDTNSGGPVMSPFTYSDPNPVSSPGSRSASANAAVGKPFRRDSASFRPLQRAPTVATSSGLWTPAPSSLRLMDEGGEDGDDFASMMPNFDQKRFQRAVADEVDEPLPTFVPSAARAVGGTSTAWAASHSVAKNPPRGPVLAAPIKLVTNLGPDKPIEELKMSKLGGGLGGLWGLPPPPDEAERFRDLSHSKRRWTLNERA; translated from the exons ATGACGGATTCTCCTCCCGCATATCTCTTCGTCGTGAG ACACGGGAACCGACTCGACGCTGCGGACAAGAAATGGCACCTCACCTCCCCGACCCCCTACGACCCTCCTCTCACGTACGGTGGCTTTCTGCAAGCGAGGCAAGTTGGCAACCAGATTGGCAACTACCTCGAGCAGGCCAAGATCGACAGCCAGCAAGGATCTCGCAACGGCCACCATGGCACCCACCCCACCAAGCGCCGGCGCTTCAAGATTGTCATCCACAGCTCCCCCTTCCTCCGCTGCGTCCAGACGTCGATCGGCATCAGCTCCGGCCTGGCCCAGACCTCACCCGATTCCATCTACAACCCCTCCGACATCATCCTCCCCAGGTCGGCGCCCGGCACCCGACCGTTCGAGTTCAAGTCGTCCCTGCTTCGAATCGACTCCTTCCTCGGCGAATGGCTTTCGCCCGAGTACTTTGAGACGATCACGCCGCCACCCGGCCCCGCCCTCATGGTCGGAGGCGCAAAGGCGGAGCTGCTGAGAAGGGAGGACTATGGCGCCTACGCCGACTTTGTCCCGCGCCCGGAGGAATCCGAGAGGAAGGTGTCTTCCTCGAGCTCCCTGTGGCAGGCGTCGCCGACCACGAGCCCTGGAAGCGGAATGCCTTCGCCCGGGGCCGAGAACGGCGGCGTCTGCAACCTGTCGCAGCTCTTGACTGCCCTGCCCTCTCCGGAGAGGAAGGGGTACGtcgcgccgaagccgacgtaTGCCGTGTCGGGCAGCGGCAGGATCCCCGACGGCTTTGTCTCGCACGCGAGGGACGCCTGCGTCACGGTAGACTATCAGTGGGACTCGACGAGGGAGCCGCTCGACTTTGGCGACGGAGGCAAATTTGGCGAGGAGTGGACCGCAATGCACAAGAGATTCCGGGGCGGCCTGAGGAAGCTGCTGAACTGGTACGCGACGACGGACTCGGCCGCCAACTTGGTCAccaagacggcgacggcgacggcgacggcgagcacggccgaCGTGGAGCGCGAGGACGACCAAGGTGAccaaggcgacgacgtcgagacagtcgtcgtcatcgtctcgcACGGCGCCGGCTGCAACGCCCTCATTGGCGCCATCACGCACCAGCCGGTGCTCATGGACGTCGGCATAGCCTCCATCACCATGGCTACCCGCAAGCCGAACCTCGACTACGGCCAGCTGCGgaagctggccgaggcggcccaTCCCCCCGACGCGGTCGCAGCCGCCAAGCCGCTCGTCCAGGTCGACAAGCTGTACGACATGCGATTGTCGGCCAGCACCGAACACCTGCGGCCAAACTCCAACTCGACGCCCGTCTTGGCCggagcgccgtcggcgggcatGGTCTGGAACGCGCCGAGTCACGGGGCGCGTGGCCGAACGCCGACCTTTGACACCAACTCTGGCGGACCGGTCATGAGTCCCTTCACCTACTCCGATCCGAACCCGGTTTCTTCTCCCGGCAGCCGCAGCGCATCCGCCAACGCGGCGGTCGGGAAACCGTTCCGGCGGGACTCAGCATCGTTCCGGCCCCTGCAGCGCGCCCCGACCGTTGCCACTTCGTCGGGCTTGTGGACCCCCGCCCCGTCCTCGCTGCGATTgatggacgagggcggcgaagacggcgacgactttGCTTCCATGATGCCCAACTTTGACCAGAAGCGATTCcagcgcgccgtcgccgacgaggtggatGAGCCTTTGCCGACCTTTGTCCCGTCGGCAGcgcgagccgtcggcggcacgtCGACTGCCTGGGCAGCCAGCCACTCCGTCGCCAAGAACCCTCCCAGGGgccccgtcctcgccgcgccCATCAAGCTGGTGACGAACCTGGGACCCGACAAGCCGATTGAGGAGCTCAAGATGTccaagctcggcggcggcctcggcggcctctgGGGccttccgccgcctccggacgaggcggagcggTTTCGAGATCTCAGCCACAGCAAGCGACGGTGGACCCTCAACGAGCGTGCTTGA
- a CDS encoding Uridine/cytidine kinase: MAMAPGFDDAKRPICIAFIRECLEAHRATGSNKPLVIGLNGVQGVGKTTLVTALEAALEADGVPTLTCSIDDFYLTHEEQAALARAHADNALLQHRGAPGTHDVPLAKSVFASLISRQPTALPQYDKALFAGQGDRRPESCWKHVNRPQQPPIEAVILEGWSVGFQSMTAQAVEARWKAPSRTLHRHKLEHLLFINDALEEYDGLTDLLDAFIHIDSDQVEYVYGWRQEQEDSLRADKGDPSAGMTPEQVVRFVDGYVPSYELYTDRLRRGIFSDRPGRQLRIVVNRDRSIRDVTRI, encoded by the exons atggccatggcgcccggcttcgacgacgcaaAACGACCAATCTGCATCGCCTTCATCCGCGAGTGCCTCGAGGCTCACCGAGCGACGGGCAGCAACAAGCCTCTGGTCATCGGCCTCAATGGCGTCCAGGGCGTCGGCAAGACAACCTTGGTGACGGCCCTCGAAgcggccctcgaggccgacggcgtgccgACGTTGACGTGCAGCATCGATGATTTTTACCTCACACACGAGGAGCAAGCCGCGCTGGCTCGTGCTCATGCCGACAACGCGCTGCTGCAGCACAGGGGAGCCCCTG GAACTCACGACGTGCCACTCGCAAAATCCGTCTTTGCCTCTCTCATTTCACGGCAGCCTACCGCCCTCCCGCAGTACGACAAGGCGCTCTtcgccggccaaggcgacCGTCGGCCCGAGTCCTGCTGGAAGCACGTGAACCGGCCTCAACAGCCTCCCATCGAAGCCGTTATCCTCGAGGGCTGGTCCGTCGGCTTCCAATCCATGACCGCCCAAGCGGTCGAAGCCAGATGGAAGGCACCCAGCCGGACGCTGCACCGGCACAAGCTGGAGCATCTCCTTTTTATCAATGATGCCCTCGAGGAATATGACGGCTTGACAGATCTCCTGGACGCCTTCATCCACATCGACTCCGATCAAGTCGAATACGTCTACGGCTGGCGTCAAGAGCAGGAGGATTCCCTACGGGCCGACAAGGGGGACCCGAGCGCTGGCATGACACCGGAGCAGGTCGTCCGCTTTGTGGACGGATACGTCCCGAGCTATGAGCTGTATACGGACCGTCTGAGGCGGGGGATATTTTCTGATCGGCCTGGGCGTCAGCTTCGGATTGTCGTCAACCGCGACAGGAGCATTCGGGATGTCACCCGAATCTAA
- a CDS encoding cullin-1, with the protein MSSRSSPNLVPYLPPPPPLSQHRRPSCTSSSSSSSSSPPPPPLLLFLLSRALAPSVRSLLLPPGTWHPAARDRGRHSTPLVPAPCHLVLPPRLAASPGRIILPLRPGHARGSNAGHSCAVTVSLGPPTGEAPPPATRPTLPRTLWALRNHNPTDVPNRDPRSLHLRRGPPFVAPESHSPLALLFRPPEHGGKNDGLRPHASGPQPRGHQRYVICPDAPVPPASSSSPDMTRSWNYLQSGIKRIMTELEQGIDMQMYMGVYTAVHNFCTSQKAVGLTGPAMHSNHRGAHLLGEELYNNLIAFLKTHLLELYEESKLHTEEALLSYYIKEWNRYTTAAKYIHHLFRYLNRHWVKREIDEGKKNVYDVYTLHLVQWRKVLFQKVSGKVMDAVLKLVEKQRNGETIEHRRIKQVVDSFVSLGLDEADPTKSTLDVYRIHFERPFLAATKEFYQAESKQFVAENSVVEYMKKAESRLREEEERVEMYLHHDIAVPLKRCCNVALIAEHTTLLREEFQVLLDTDREEDMARMYRLLSRIPDGLEPLRTRFEAHVRNAGLAAVQKIQTSEGDKLEPQVYVEALLEVHLQYRLLVKKAFNDEAEFTRSMDNACREFVNRNEVCKSASNKSPELLAKYTDILLRKSSTSIDESDLERILTQIMVIFRYIEDKDVFQKFYSRMLARRLVHSHSSSDDAETSMISKLKEACGFEYTNKLQRMFQDMQISKDLNREFADHLSGLGSTTRLDSTFSILGTGFWPLTPPSTHFHPPAEVTFEVERFARFYKHKHDGRKLTWLWHLCKGEIRTNYCRASKTPFTFQVSAYQMAILLLFNEKETYTYEDILSATQLSNEVLDQSLAVILKAKVLLMPGAAGEKPGAGKTFTLNYDFRSKKIRVNLNLGGMKESKQEEAETNRTIEEDRKLVLQSAIVRIMKARKKMKHSQLVSETIHHIRSRFVPKVSDIKKCIEILLDKEYLERLDEDELGYLA; encoded by the exons ATGTCCAGCCGCTCCTCGCCCAATCTCGTTCCTTATCTTCCTCCACCGCCACCTCTGAGCCAACATCGTCGTCCTTCCTGcacttcctcctcctcctcctcctcctcctcccctcctcctcctcccctcctcctcttcctcctctctcGAGCTCTCGCCCCGTCCGTTCGTTCGTTGCTGTTGCCACCTGGCACCTGGCACCCGGCCGCACGAGATCGCGGCCGGCACAGCACGCCCTTGGTCCCCGCCCCGTGTCACCTCGTCTTGCCGCCTCGCCTGGCCGCCTCGCCTGGCCGCATTATCTTGCCGCTTCGTCCTGGCCACGCTCGCGGATCAAACGCTGGCCACTCCTGCGCCGTGACTGTCAGCCTCGGGCCACCGACCGGCGAAGCCCCACCGCCTGCGACCCGACCAACTCTTCCAAGAACCCTCTGGGCCCTTCGAAATCACAACCCCACCGACGTGCCGAACCGCGATCCGCGATCCCTCCACCTTCGGCGAGGTCCCCCCTTTGTTGCACCCGAATCGCAttcgcccctcgccctcctcttTCGCCCTCCCGAGCATGGCGGCAAGAATGATGGGCTCCGGCCACATGCCTCCGGTCCCCAACCGCGAGGACATCAGCGCTACGTGATTTGCCCCGATGCCCCCGTGCCACCCgcaagctcgtcgtcgcctgacATGACTCGCAGCTGGAACTACCTTCAATCGGGCATCAAACGCATCATGACGGAGCTGGAGCAAGGCATCGACATGCAAATGTACATGGGAGTATACAc CGCCGTCCACAACTTCTGCACCTCGCAAAAGGCTGTCGGCCTCACCGGTCCCGCCATGCACTCGAACCATCGCGGAG CCCACCttctcggcgaggagctctACAACAACCTCATCGCCTTCCTGAAAACCCATCTCCTCGAGCTTTACGAGGAGTCCAAGCTGCACACCGAGGAGGCTCTGCTCTCCTACTACATCAAGGAGTGGAACCGATATACCACCGCCGCCAAGTACATCCACCACCTTTTCCGGTATCTGAACCGTCATTGGGTCAAGCGGGAGATTGACGAGGGAAAGAAGAACGTCTACGACGTCTACaccctccacctcgtccaATGGCGCAAGGTGCTCTTCCAAAAAGTCTCGGGCAAGGTCATGGACGCCGTCctcaagctcgtcgagaagcaACGCAACGGAGAGACCATCGAGCACCGCCGCATCAAGCAGGTCGTCGATTCCTTCGTCTCCTTGGGCCTCGATGAAGCCGACCCGACAAAGTCAACCCTCGACGTCTACCGTATCCACTTCGAGCgccccttcctcgccgccaccaaGGAGTTCTACCAAGCCGAGTCGAAGCAGTTCGTCGCCGAAAACAGCGTGGTCGAGTACATGAAGAAGGCCGAGTCTCGCCtgcgcgaggaggaggagagggtcGAGATGTATCTCCACCACGACATCGCCGTCCCCCTGAAGCGCTGCTGCAACGTCGCCCTCATCGCCGAGCACACGACGCTCCTGCGCGAAGAGTTCCAGGTCCTGCTCGACACCGATCGCGAGGAGGACATGGCCCGCATGTACCGGCTGCTGTCCCGCATCCCCGACGGCCTGGAGCCGCTGAGGACAAGGTTCGAGGCCCACGTCCGCAACGCcggtctcgccgccgtccagaAGATTCAAACGTCGGAGGGCGACAAGCTGGAGCCCCAAGTCTACGTCGAAGCCCTCCTCGAGGTCCACCTGCAGTACCGGCTCCTCGTCAAGAAGGCCTtcaacgacgaggccgagttcACCCGCTCCATGGACAATGCCTGCCGAGAGTTCGTCAACCGGAACGAGGTCTGCAAGTCGGCCTCGAACAAGTCGCCCGAGCTGCTCGCCAAGTACACCGACATCCTCTTGCGCAAGAGCAGCACGAGCATCGACGAGTCCGACCTCGAGCGCATCCTCACCCAGATCATGGTCATCTTCCGATACAtcgaggacaaggacgtCTTTCAGAAATTCTACTCGCGAATGCTGGCCAGGCGCCTCGTCCACAGCcactcgtcctcggacgacgccgagaccAGCATGATCAGCAAGCTGAAGGAGGCCTGCGGCTTCGAGTACACCAACAAGCTGCAGCGCATGTTCCAGGACATGCAGATCTCCAAGGACCTGAACAGGGAGTTTGCCGATCACCTCTCGGGTCTCGGCTCCACCACTCGCTTGGATTCCACCTTCTCcatcctcggcaccggcttCTGGCCCCTCACCCCGCCGAGCACGCACTTTCACCCGCCCGCCGAGGTCACCTTCGAGGTCGAACGTTTTGCCCGTTtctacaagcacaagcacgacGGCCGAAAGCTGACGTGGCTGTGGCACCTCTGCAAGGGCGAGATACGCACCAACTACTGCCGCGCCAGCAAGACGCCCTTCACCTTCCAGGTCTCGGCCTATCAGAtggccatcctcctcctcttcaaCGAGAAGGAGACGTACACGTACGAGGACATTCTGAGCGCCACCCAGCTCAGCAACGAGGTCCTCGATCAGTCGCTCGCCGTCATTCTCAAGGCCAAGGTCCTGCTCATGCcgggtgccgccggcgagaagCCTGGCGCCGGCAAGACGTTCACTCTCAACTACGACTTTCGGAGCAAGAAGATTCGAGTCAACCTGAACCTGGGCGGTATGAAGGAGTCGaagcaggaggaggccgagacgaACAGGACGATTGAGGAGGATCGCAAGCTGGTCCTTCAA TCGGCCATCGTGCGCATAATGAAGGCGCGGAAGAAGATGAAGCACTCGCAGCTCGTCAGCGAAACCATCCACCACATCCGCTCTCGCTTTGTTCCCAAGGTGAGCGACATCAAAAAGTGCATAGAAAtcctcctcgacaaggaATACCTAGAGCGTCTGGATGAGGACGAGCTTGGTTATCTGGCCTAG